From a region of the Oryza sativa Japonica Group chromosome 6, ASM3414082v1 genome:
- the LOC107277638 gene encoding RPM1-interacting protein 4, whose translation MAKRPSVPKFGTWEADNVGYTLYFDKIRENKGATAPPLRHPYNHNDPAENPGVIRAADNLAAAPSSRPATSSGHRESQRHHQQPPGSHQHHRRSGSVASDPGDFQSKFAPPPQFRPSPSPSQYDHHSSDHRHGHGHHPPHAGYNCGGGGRRAPSPSPQMHAASRRHHHGRHHQQVAPKARSASASPQHNIYGRQRASAVPKFGVWDEQNGEAAAQGFTVMFDNVKRSRAAARGAGAAGVVPRSPPQEISAANMRHSRDHSLMSKMFGCFQPTTRE comes from the exons ATGGCC AAACGGCCCAGCGTGCCCAAGTTCGGCACCTGGGAGGCCGACAATGTCGGGTACACGCTCTACTTCGACAAGATCCGCGAGAACAAgggcgccaccgcgccgccgctccgccatcCGTACAACCATAACGACCCCGCCGAAAACCCCGGCGTGATCCGCGCCGCCgacaacctcgccgccgcgccgtcctccAGGCCGGCGACGTCGAGCGGCCACCGCGAATCGCAGAGGCATCATCAGCAGCCGCCGGGCTCCCACCAGCACCACCGGCGCTCCGGCAGCGTGGCGTCGGACCCGGGCGACTTCCAGAGCaagttcgcgccgccgccgcagttcCGCCCAAGCCCAAGCCCCTCCCAATACGATCACCACAGCTCCGACCACCGCCATGGCCACGGACACCACCCACCCCATGCCGGGTAcaactgcggcggcggtgggcgccgcgcgccgtcgccgtcgccgcagatgcacgcggcgtcgaggcggcaccaccacggccgccaccaccagcaGGTGGCGCCCAAGGCGCGGTCCGCGTCCGCCTCGCCGCAGCACAACATATACGGCCGCCAGAGGGCATCGGCGGTGCCCAAGTTCGGGGTGTGGGACGAGCAgaacggcgaggcggcggcgcaggggttCACGGTGATGTTCGACAACGTGAAGCGGAGCCGAGCCGCGGCCCggggcgccggcgcggccggcgtcgtcccgcgctcgccgccgcaggAGATAAGCGCCGCCAACATGAGGCACTCTCGGGATCACTCCCTCATGTCCAAG ATGTTCGGGTGCTTCCAACCAACCACAAGAGAATGA